A stretch of the Pseudoalteromonas ulvae UL12 genome encodes the following:
- the petA gene encoding ubiquinol-cytochrome c reductase iron-sulfur subunit, translating to MSNAPVDNSRRRFLTIATSVVGGVGAAGAAVPFIASWNPSERAKSAGAPVEVDISKLEPGQLIRVEWRGKPVWVVYRTPEMLEQMKAHEGQLRDPQSDEPQQPEFAKNGFRSVREEIFVAVGICTHLGCSPSFLQGGFGEKVEGTDDGFFCPCHGSKFDMAGRVFQAVPAPLNLEIPPYIFTDETTIVVGAEEGAA from the coding sequence ATGAGCAATGCGCCTGTAGACAATAGCCGACGTCGCTTTTTAACCATCGCTACCTCTGTTGTAGGTGGTGTTGGTGCGGCCGGAGCTGCTGTTCCTTTTATTGCGTCATGGAATCCAAGTGAGAGAGCCAAATCTGCAGGTGCGCCTGTTGAAGTGGATATCAGTAAACTTGAGCCAGGACAATTAATTCGTGTTGAGTGGCGAGGCAAACCTGTATGGGTTGTGTATCGTACACCAGAAATGCTTGAGCAAATGAAAGCACATGAAGGACAACTTCGTGACCCGCAATCAGATGAGCCTCAACAACCTGAATTCGCCAAAAACGGTTTCCGTTCTGTGCGTGAAGAAATCTTTGTTGCTGTGGGTATTTGTACTCACTTGGGTTGTTCTCCAAGTTTCCTTCAAGGTGGCTTTGGTGAAAAAGTTGAGGGAACGGATGATGGTTTCTTCTGTCCGTGTCATGGTTCTAAGTTTGATATGGCTGGCCGTGTATTCCAAGCGGTTCCTGCACCATTAAATTTAGAAATCCCGCCTTATATTTTTACAGACGAAACCACGATTGTTGTGGGTGCTGAAGAAGGGGCTGCCTAA
- the rpsI gene encoding 30S ribosomal protein S9, translating to MANQYYGTGRRKSSSARVFLRPGTGNIVINKRSIEEYFGRETSRMVVRQPLELVEMIEKFDLYITVSGGGNTGQAGAIRHGITRALMEFDESLRPALRKAGFVTRDARKVERKKVGLHKARKRPQFSKR from the coding sequence ATGGCAAATCAATACTACGGTACAGGTCGTCGTAAAAGTTCAAGTGCTCGCGTGTTCTTACGCCCAGGCACTGGCAACATCGTAATCAATAAGCGTTCTATTGAAGAATACTTTGGTCGCGAAACTTCTCGCATGGTTGTTCGTCAGCCATTAGAGCTAGTTGAAATGATTGAAAAGTTTGACTTATACATCACTGTTTCTGGTGGTGGTAACACTGGTCAAGCTGGCGCAATTCGTCACGGTATCACTCGTGCACTTATGGAGTTTGACGAGTCTCTTCGTCCAGCTCTACGTAAAGCTGGTTTTGTTACTCGCGATGCTCGTAAAGTTGAGCGTAAGAAAGTGGGTCTACATAAAGCACGTAAGCGTCCACAGTTCTCAAAACGTTAA
- a CDS encoding ZapG family protein, producing MTTVIWLTLVLFTAIGCFFLGSIYTKRQYEHDELEKEVEKAQYNLEQYKQDVADHLASTNKLVSKMRDNYEQLVNHVEETNKILLTDNRSESMPFFSKETTEHLKASLNSLEQNKTKRESLSSQPVDYADSKSGIFADNRTNKNQTEQA from the coding sequence ATGACAACAGTGATTTGGTTAACCTTAGTTTTATTCACAGCCATTGGCTGTTTCTTCCTCGGTTCTATTTATACCAAGCGTCAATATGAACATGATGAATTAGAAAAAGAAGTCGAAAAAGCTCAGTACAACCTCGAGCAGTACAAGCAAGATGTCGCAGATCACTTAGCAAGCACAAACAAGCTGGTATCAAAAATGCGCGATAACTACGAGCAGCTTGTCAATCATGTGGAAGAAACCAACAAAATTCTCCTAACAGATAACCGCTCCGAGTCCATGCCTTTTTTCTCAAAAGAAACCACTGAACATTTAAAAGCATCACTTAACTCATTAGAGCAAAACAAAACTAAGCGAGAGTCGTTATCGAGCCAACCTGTCGACTACGCAGATAGCAAATCAGGCATTTTTGCCGACAAT
- the rplM gene encoding 50S ribosomal protein L13 encodes MKTFVAKPETVKRDWYVVDAEGKTLGRIATEIASRLRGKHKAEYTPHVDTGDYIIVINAEKVTVTGNKAKNKMYYAHSGFPGGLKSTTFDKLQAHKPEMIIEKAVKGMLPRGPLGRAMYRKLKVYAGTEHNHAAQQPQVLDI; translated from the coding sequence ATGAAAACGTTTGTTGCTAAGCCAGAAACTGTAAAACGTGACTGGTACGTAGTTGACGCTGAAGGTAAAACTTTAGGTCGTATCGCTACTGAGATTGCTTCTCGCTTACGTGGTAAGCACAAAGCTGAATACACTCCGCATGTAGATACTGGTGATTACATCATCGTTATCAACGCTGAGAAAGTTACTGTTACAGGTAACAAAGCTAAAAACAAAATGTACTATGCACACTCAGGTTTTCCTGGTGGCCTTAAGTCAACTACTTTTGATAAGCTTCAAGCTCACAAGCCTGAAATGATTATCGAAAAAGCAGTTAAAGGCATGTTGCCACGCGGACCTTTAGGCCGTGCAATGTACCGTAAACTTAAAGTTTACGCTGGTACTGAGCATAACCATGCTGCGCAGCAGCCTCAGGTTCTAGACATTTAA
- the zapE gene encoding cell division protein ZapE — MTPWQKYQQDLTRDDFHYDAAQENAVRHLQRLYDDLTTSKPETTGFFAKLFKKNETPTIKGLYFWGGVGRGKTYLVDTFFDALPGERKMRVHFHRFMHRVHQELAQLKSVANPLETIADKFKSEVDIICFDEFFVQDITDAMLLGGLMQALFKRHIVLVATSNIIPSELYRNGLQRARFLPAIELVIANTEVVNVDSGIDYRLRTLEQAEIFHSPLDEQADKNLFEYFAKLSPELGHADKKIEIEGRQLKTRMEADSIVMFEFSELCETARSQVDYMEISRIYHTVLLSNVKQMGHNNDDAARRFIALVDEFYERNVTLIISAAMPIEQLYSDGLLSFEFKRCISRLQEMQSLEYLSQPHLA; from the coding sequence ATGACTCCTTGGCAAAAATATCAGCAAGACCTCACTCGTGACGATTTTCACTATGATGCAGCGCAAGAAAATGCTGTGCGTCATTTGCAGCGTCTCTATGATGATCTTACAACATCCAAGCCTGAAACAACTGGTTTTTTTGCAAAATTATTTAAGAAAAATGAAACCCCAACAATTAAAGGACTTTATTTTTGGGGAGGTGTTGGGCGCGGTAAAACGTATTTAGTCGATACCTTTTTTGATGCCTTGCCGGGTGAACGCAAAATGCGCGTTCATTTTCATCGCTTTATGCACCGTGTGCACCAAGAATTGGCTCAATTAAAAAGTGTTGCGAACCCTCTTGAAACGATAGCAGACAAATTTAAATCAGAAGTGGATATTATCTGTTTTGATGAGTTTTTTGTTCAAGATATAACTGACGCAATGTTATTGGGTGGTCTGATGCAAGCATTGTTCAAACGTCATATCGTGTTAGTTGCCACATCGAATATCATTCCGAGCGAGCTTTATCGAAATGGGCTGCAACGAGCGCGATTTTTACCTGCGATTGAGTTAGTCATTGCCAATACTGAAGTTGTGAATGTTGACTCAGGTATTGATTATCGACTGCGTACTTTGGAGCAGGCAGAGATATTTCATAGTCCTCTAGATGAGCAAGCAGATAAAAACTTATTTGAGTATTTTGCTAAATTGTCGCCAGAACTTGGCCATGCGGATAAAAAGATTGAGATTGAAGGTCGCCAGCTAAAAACACGCATGGAAGCTGATAGTATTGTTATGTTTGAGTTTAGTGAATTGTGTGAAACAGCTCGTAGTCAGGTCGATTACATGGAAATCAGCCGTATCTATCATACGGTGTTGCTTTCAAACGTAAAACAAATGGGGCACAACAATGATGATGCCGCAAGACGCTTTATTGCATTAGTCGACGAATTTTATGAACGAAATGTCACTTTAATCATTTCAGCGGCAATGCCAATCGAACAACTATACAGTGATGGTTTGCTCAGTTTTGAGTTTAAACGCTGCATTAGTCGGCTACAGGAAATGCAGTCACTGGAATATTTGTCGCAACCTCATTTAGCTTAG